In Pectobacterium aroidearum, the following are encoded in one genomic region:
- a CDS encoding protein adenylyltransferase SelO, which produces MQQTPLFKNHYFHQLPGFYTALQPKPLHGARLLYHSEGLAAELGLSSDWFTPEQDAVWSGERLLPGMEPLAQVYSGHQFGMWAGQLGDGRGILLGEQQLADGRSMDWHLKGAGLTPYSRMGDGRAVLRSVIREFLASEAMHHLGIPTTRALTIVTSTHPVQREQEEKGAMLMRVAESHVRFGHFEHFYYRREPEKVRQLVEYVIARHWPQWENDERRYELWFGDVVERTARLITHWQAVGFSHGVMNTDNMSILGLTIDYGPYGFLDAYQPNFICNHSDHRGRYAFDNQPAVGLWNLHRLAQALSGLMDTDTLERALARYEPALMQHYGMLMRAKLGLFTASAEDNDVLVGLLRLMQQEGSDYTRTFRLLADSEKLASRAPLRDEFIDRAAFDSWFATYRQRLMQEEQGDEERRRLMNTTNPKFILRNYLAQMAIERAENDDISVLARLHQALCQPFDEQPDKNELAALPPEWGKHLEISCSS; this is translated from the coding sequence ATGCAGCAGACACCGTTATTCAAAAATCACTATTTTCACCAATTGCCGGGGTTCTATACCGCGCTACAGCCCAAACCGCTACATGGTGCGCGCTTGCTTTACCATAGCGAGGGGTTAGCCGCCGAACTCGGTTTGTCTTCTGACTGGTTTACGCCAGAACAGGATGCCGTTTGGAGCGGCGAGCGTTTGTTGCCGGGAATGGAGCCGCTGGCGCAGGTGTATAGCGGCCATCAGTTTGGCATGTGGGCCGGCCAATTGGGTGACGGGCGCGGCATCCTGCTGGGAGAACAACAGCTGGCAGATGGTCGCAGCATGGACTGGCACCTGAAAGGCGCAGGGCTGACGCCGTATTCGCGCATGGGGGACGGTCGTGCCGTGCTGCGCTCGGTGATACGCGAATTTCTGGCCTCGGAAGCGATGCACCATTTGGGGATCCCCACTACGCGGGCGTTGACGATTGTCACCAGCACGCATCCGGTACAGCGTGAGCAGGAAGAAAAGGGCGCCATGCTGATGCGCGTAGCGGAAAGCCATGTGCGTTTCGGCCATTTTGAACACTTCTACTATCGCCGTGAGCCGGAAAAGGTGCGTCAACTGGTGGAGTATGTCATTGCCCGCCACTGGCCGCAGTGGGAAAACGATGAGCGTCGCTATGAGCTGTGGTTTGGCGATGTGGTAGAACGTACCGCCCGTCTGATTACGCACTGGCAGGCGGTGGGGTTTTCACACGGCGTGATGAATACGGATAATATGTCGATTCTGGGGCTGACCATCGACTACGGTCCTTATGGCTTTTTAGATGCCTATCAACCCAACTTTATTTGTAACCACTCCGATCATCGCGGGCGCTATGCGTTTGATAATCAGCCTGCGGTGGGGCTGTGGAATCTACATCGTCTGGCGCAGGCGCTGTCGGGGTTGATGGATACCGACACGCTGGAGCGCGCGCTTGCCCGCTATGAACCGGCGTTGATGCAGCATTATGGCATGCTGATGCGCGCCAAGTTGGGCTTGTTTACCGCGAGCGCGGAAGATAATGACGTACTGGTCGGGCTGTTACGTCTGATGCAGCAGGAAGGCAGCGACTACACCCGCACGTTCCGTTTGCTGGCAGACAGTGAAAAGCTGGCATCGCGTGCGCCGCTCCGTGATGAGTTTATCGACAGAGCAGCGTTCGATAGCTGGTTTGCGACCTATCGCCAAAGGCTGATGCAGGAAGAGCAAGGTGATGAAGAGCGACGTCGGTTGATGAATACGACGAATCCGAAATTTATTCTGCGTAATTATCTGGCGCAAATGGCGATTGAACGGGCTGAAAACGATGACATCAGCGTACTGGCACGTCTGCATCAAGCTTTGTGTCAGCCGTTTGACGAACAG
- a CDS encoding EAL domain-containing protein, giving the protein MRIHLAVDYTSDYVFWPIFRLDGTLLAVEMISHFNGLSGKLSMPADILLMQLNPRQKHDLVHEQLLFIKEKSAWFIDNHIQLVLKVGREIAEILINSEVLRGEIKRLDFVLLEINEFFPQLSQGKENAMLLNLSQAFPLWLDNFGSGKTTLKPLYDGLVQGVKLDRQFIGQLLSRPANTLMMEPLLRTIKSSYSGISIVAKEIDTVAILNTMRLLDIDAVQGQMWPAVHFDELEPHTALIG; this is encoded by the coding sequence TTGCTGTTGACTACACCAGTGACTATGTTTTCTGGCCGATATTCAGGTTGGATGGAACGTTGCTGGCAGTCGAAATGATAAGCCATTTTAATGGTCTTTCGGGCAAGCTGAGCATGCCTGCCGATATTCTTCTCATGCAATTAAATCCACGCCAGAAGCATGATTTGGTTCATGAACAGCTGCTTTTTATCAAAGAAAAATCCGCATGGTTTATCGATAACCACATTCAATTGGTGCTGAAGGTGGGGCGTGAAATAGCAGAAATTTTAATCAATTCTGAAGTGCTGCGCGGCGAAATCAAACGTCTCGACTTTGTCCTGTTGGAAATTAATGAGTTTTTCCCGCAGCTCTCGCAGGGAAAAGAAAACGCCATGTTGCTGAATCTGAGTCAGGCCTTTCCTTTATGGCTGGATAATTTTGGTTCTGGAAAGACAACGCTTAAGCCTTTGTATGATGGCCTGGTACAAGGTGTAAAGTTGGATCGCCAGTTCATTGGGCAACTTTTATCGCGTCCGGCAAATACGTTGATGATGGAGCCGTTGCTGCGGACGATTAAAAGCAGCTATTCAGGCATCAGCATTGTCGCCAAGGAGATCGACACCGTGGCGATTCTGAACACAATGAGACTACTGGACATTGATGCCGTTCAGGGGCAAATGTGGCCTGCCGTACATTTTGACGAACTTGAGCCACACACGGCGCTTATTGGCTAA